CGCGAAGACGGTCACCTCGCTGGGTGAGAAGCCGGCGAAGCTGCCAGCTGTCCCGTCGTTGGCGGTGCCGGACTTGCCGGCCACGGTCTTGCCGATCCTCAGCGCCTCGGTGGCGGTGCCATACTGCACGGTGCCGGTCATCGCCTTGGTCACCAGCGCGGTGTCGTTGGCGTTGAAAACACGAGAGGTGTCGGTGGGCGCGCGGTACATGTCCGTGCCCTTCGGGTCCTTGACCGCGGAGACGATGTGCAGCGTCGGCTTGTTGCCCTGGTTGGCGATGGTGGAATAGGCCTGGGCGATGTCTTCGACGTGCACGCCGTCGTTGCCCAGCACCGTGAAGGGGTTGTCGCCGGTGACGAGCTTCGGGTCCATGCCCGCCGCCTGCGCGGTCAGCGCCACCTTCTTGGCTCCCAAATGCTGCTGCAGGTCCATGTAGACGGTGTTGACCGAATTGGCTGTGGCATTGTAGAGGTTCGTGTTGCCGAAACTCTGGTTGCCGAAGTTCTGCACCGGCTGCGTGATGTTGGTGTAGGTGCGCGGCGAATTGCCGTTGAACGTCGTGTTGAGGCTCACGCCCGCCTGCACGGTGGCCAGCAGCGCGAAGGGCTTCATGGTCGAGCCCGGCTCGTAGGTGGCCTGCGTGGCGTTGTTGAGCTGCTTGGTGAGGTAGTCGTCGCCGGCGTAGACGGATTGGATGGACCCGTCCTTCGGATTGACGCTCATCCCGCCGATCTGCACGCCGTCGGGCACGATGCCCGCGCCATCCTGCGAGGGGCTCGCCACCTTGAACATCAGGTCCTGCTTGTTCTTGTCGATGGTCGTGATGATCTTGTAGCCGCCGGTGTCGAGGTCGTCCCTGCTGAACGTCTGGTCTCGCGTGAGCTCGGCGCGCACCATCTCCAGCAGGTATCCGTTCGGCCCGGCGTACGAGTTCTCCTGGGCTTGCGGCGATATGGTCTGCGGAGGTTGCGCGGCCTTGGCGTCGGCCCCGCTGATGAAGCCCTGGTCCCTCATCCTGCTGATCACGCGGGTGAAGCGCTGGTCGGCGCGTTTGGGGCTCACCGCCGGGTCCCAGGTCGACGGCGCCGGGATGATGCCCGCCAACATCGCCGCCTCGGGCATGGTGAGATCCTTGGCGTCCTTGTTGTAGTAGGCCTTCGAGGCCGCCTGGATGCCGTAGGCCCCACGTCCGAGATAAATGGTGTTCATGTAGTTGCAGAGCACCTGGTCCTTGCTCTGCGTCTGCGTGATTTTGACGGCCAGGATCGCTTCGCGCAGCTTGCCGGAGTAGGTGTGGGTGTCGCCCATGTAGTAGCGCTCGGCGTACTGCTGGGTGATGGTCGAGCCGCCCTGCCGCGCTCCGCCGGTCACGTTGTTGAGGAACGCGCGGGCGATGCCCTTGAGGTCCACGCCCTTGTCCTTATAGAACGTCTGGTTCTCGGAGGCGACGATGGACTGGCCCACATATTTCGGCAGCACGTCGCAGCTGATGATCTCGCGGTTCTGCGTGGCGAAATGCCCCATCTCGGTGGTGCCGTCGGCGTAATAGACCGTCGTCTTCTCGGCCATGGCGATCTTCTCGGGCTGCGGCACATCGGTGGTTATATAAAGGTACGCGAACGCGGCGATGCCCGCCACAAGGCAGGTCAAAAAGATGCCGATGATCCACTTGAGCACGCGGTGGCGCTTCTTGGGCTTCAGCGCCTTCCTGCGCGGCCCGCGGGTGTTCGGGGGCATGGGAGGATTGCCCCGGCCGCCACGTTTGTGGGAGGTCGCGGTGTGTCTGGCGGAACGGCGTGGGCCGTGTGAGACGGAGCTCACAGAGCGTGCCGAACCCTTGCTTTTCCTAGAGGCCATGGCAACAACCGTAACCGTTGCCCCTGAGAAATCCCTAGGACGAAACATGTCATATCAATGCCTTTTGACGAGTTCTTGGGCCTTATTTAGAGGGATTGTGAGCGTTTGCGAAACCCCGGTTTCGCGCTCGGATGATTCGTTCGTAGCGGAAAATATCACCACCTACTCGCGATTGGCACGCAAACGGGTTTTGGGAGTGCCCTTTTCGTTATTGGGGGCTACAGTGGTGGAGTGGAATTCGCACGTTGAATAAAGGAGTAGATATGAGCATTCGCGTGGCAGTCGCGGGCATTGGCAATTGTGCCTCGTCATTGATTCAAGGGGTGGAGTACTACAAGGACGCCAAGGACGATGAGAAGATCCCTGGCCTGATGCATAACAACTTTGGTGGCTATCGCGTTCGCGACATCGAGTTCGTCACGGCGTTCGACGTCGACGCGCTCAAGGTCGGCAAGGACATCTCCGAGGCCATCGGCGCCTCCCAGAACAACACCTACAAGTTCTGCGACGTACCGAACATGGGCGTCGAGGTGCTGCGCGGCCCGACCTATGACGGCCTGGGGGAGTACTACCGTCAGATGATCACCGAGTCCGACGCAGAGCCCGTCGACGTGGCCCAGGTCCTGAAGGACAAGAAGGTCGACGTTCTGGTCAGCTACATGCCCGTTGGCTCGGAAGAGGCGGACAAGGCCTACGCCCAGGCCGCGATGGATGCCGGTTGCGCCTTCGTCAACTGCCTGCCCGTCTTCATCGCCTCCGACCCGGAGTGGGCGCAGAAGTTCCGCGACGCCGGCGTGCCGATCATCGGCGACGACATCAAGAGCCAGGTCGGCGCCACCATCACCCACCGCGTGATGGCCCGCCTCTTCGAGGACCGCGGCGTGCGCCTCGACCGCACCTACCAGCTCAACGTCGGCGGCAACATGGACTTCATGAACATGCTGCAGCGCTCGCGCCTCGAGTCCAAGAAGGTCTCCAAGACCCGCGCCGTCACCTCGATCGTGCCGCACGAGATGGAAGACCGCAACGTCCACATCGGCCCGTCCGACTACGTGGCGTGGCTCGACGACCGCAAGCTCGCGTTCGTGCGTTTGGAAGGCACCACCTTCGGTGACGTGCCGCTGAACCTCGAGTACCGCCTCGAGGTGTGGGATTCGCCGAACTCCGCCGGCATCGTCATCGACGCCGTGCGCGCCGCCAAGATCGCGCTCGACCGTCACCTCTCCGGCCCGATTCTCGCGCCCAGCTCCTACTTCATGAAGTCCCCGGCCGTGCAGCACGAGGACACCGAGGCCCGCCAGCTGGTGGAGAAGTTCATCGCCGGCGAGGTCGAGGCCGATGAGGCCCAGCTCGACGCCGACGTGAAGTCCGCCAAGGACAACGGCAAGGACGTCTGGCACGCCTGAGTCGCCTCTACGTTGACGAACTGAGCGATTTTAGAATCGCGGGCCCACAGCTTTTAAAGGCTAGGGCCCGCGATTGCTTTATACAGATGTAATTGATATTCTGAAATTCGGGTGATGGGGTGAGTCCCATCCCGAATCTCATTGGCCTCCCCGAAATAAGGGAGGCCAGTTGCTTTTCTGACTTGGCTACAGCGTTGTGGCCAAGTTGACTGCTACTTGCTCAGCAGCGGACCGACCTGCTTTTCGTAGGCGATGAGGGCGCTGTTGATGACCTGATGCATGTCGTAGTAGGCATAGGTGCCGAGGCGTCCGCCGAAAACGACCTGCGGCTCTTGCGCCGCCAGATTCTTGTACTGCTGGTAGAGCTTCTGGTCGGCGACGGTGTTGATGGGGTAGTAGGGCTCGTCGTCGCGTCCGGCCGAGCGGCTGTATTCCTCCCAGACCACGGTCTTGTCTGGGTTCTGCTGCTCGCGACGTTCGGGGTTGAAGTTCTTGAACTCGATGGCGCGGGTGTAAGGCACGTCAGCATCCACGAAGTTCATCACCGGGCAGCCGAAGTGGTCGCCCTCGTCGTAGCGCTGCTCCTTGAAATCGACGGTGCGCCACTTGAGGTCGCCCAGCGAATAGTCGAAGTACTTGTCAACCGGGCCTGTGTAGACGATCGGCACGCGGCCGAGCAGCGCTTTCTTGTTCAGAGGCTGATTTTCGTCGAAGAAGTCGGTGCTGAGCGTGACGTGAATCTTCGGGTCGTCGATCATGCGCTGCATCCACGCGGTGTAGCCGTCCTTGGGCAGGCCCTCCCACGTGTCCTTGAAATAGTGGTTGTCGTAGGTGAAACGCACCGGAAGCCGCTTGATGATCGAGGCCGGCAGCTCGGCCGGGTCGGTCTGCCACTGCTTGCCCGTGTAGTTCTTGATGAACGCCTCGTACAGCGGCCGGCCGATGAGCTGAATGCCTTTGTCGTTCAAATTGCTTGGGTCGGTGCCGGCCAGTTCACCTGCCTGCTCCTTGATCAGTTCCTGCGCTTGAGCCGGGGTGTAATGAGCGTGGAAGAACTGGTTGATGGTCCCCAGGTTGATCGGCATGGGGTAGACCTCGCCGTCATGCGTGGCGTAGACGCGGTGCTGGTAGTCGGTGAATTCGGTGAAGCGGTTGACGTAGTCCCACACGCGTTTGTTGGAGGTATGGAAGAGGTGCGCGCCGTACTGGTGGATTTCCGCGCCGGTTTCCTTGTCCATATAGGAGTAAGCGTTGCCGCCGATATGCGGCCGGATGTCGATGATCTCGACGGTGTACCCGTTCTCCGCCGCCTGCTGCGCCACGGTGAGTCCGAAGAGTCCCGCGCCGACCACGACCAGGTCGGGCAGGTTCGTGTTGCTGGTCATTGTGCGTTCCTTGTCTGCCATTGCCACTTTCCAGATTCGACTGATTGTTCCTTGGGTTCCGGGCGCCAATCCCGCCGTGAACCAGGTCTTGCCGCTTTCATGCTACCCGTCGCCGCGCCCAGCCGCCGTGCCGCCCGCCGGCAACCCGCCTATATCGTGGGGTGGGGTATACTGGTTAAGCCTTCACGTGGCGTTATGTCACCCAAATCCCCCAGGGCAGGAATGCAGCAAGGGTAAGTGGCCTCTGTCGGGTGCGTGAAGGTTTCACTTTATCCGCACGGCCGCGGGCGCGAAATCCTCTCTTCCTTTTACTCTTGTGGTATCTGATGAAACCGAAACGTCAAAGGAGCAACATGGTATTGCATCGTGATCTGGGTCCCTTCGACACCACCGCCATCGGCTTGGGCGAGATGCCGCTGACCATCGAGAACAATCTGGGCGAGGCCAAGGGCATCGAGACCATCCACGCCGCGCTCGACGCCGGATGCCGCCACATCGACACCGCGTGGTCCTATTACTGCTCCGGCGGCGAGGAGCAAACCGGCGAGAAGCTGGTCCGTCGCGCCATGGAGAGCTGGGATGGTCCAAAGGACGAAGTGACCATCGCCACCAAGGTCGGCCATTTCCGCAACTTCGCCGACGACGGCAAGACCCCGACCTGGGGCGTCAACGGCCAGCCCGAGCACCTGATCGAGGCCGGCAAGCAGTCGGCGCTCGCGCTCGGCGTCGACACCATCGACTTGCTGTATTTCCACCGCCCCGACCCGTCCGTTCCTTATAACGAGTCCATCGAGGCCATCAAGCAACTTTTGGATGAAGGTGTGGTCAAGGAGGCCGGCATTTCCAACACTTCGGTCGAGCAGATTGACATCGCCCGCGGCATTCTGGGCGATAAGCTCATCGCGGTGCAGAACCAGTTCTCGCCGACCTACCGTTCCACACAGGATACGCTTGATTATTGCGAGAAGCTGGGCTTGGCGTTCGTCTGCTGGAGCCCGCTCGGCGGCTACCGCAAGGCCAAGGACGAGACCAAGTACGACCCGTTCCGCGAGGTCGGCCGCTCCCATGGGGT
This Bifidobacterium sp. ESL0790 DNA region includes the following protein-coding sequences:
- a CDS encoding inositol-3-phosphate synthase encodes the protein MSIRVAVAGIGNCASSLIQGVEYYKDAKDDEKIPGLMHNNFGGYRVRDIEFVTAFDVDALKVGKDISEAIGASQNNTYKFCDVPNMGVEVLRGPTYDGLGEYYRQMITESDAEPVDVAQVLKDKKVDVLVSYMPVGSEEADKAYAQAAMDAGCAFVNCLPVFIASDPEWAQKFRDAGVPIIGDDIKSQVGATITHRVMARLFEDRGVRLDRTYQLNVGGNMDFMNMLQRSRLESKKVSKTRAVTSIVPHEMEDRNVHIGPSDYVAWLDDRKLAFVRLEGTTFGDVPLNLEYRLEVWDSPNSAGIVIDAVRAAKIALDRHLSGPILAPSSYFMKSPAVQHEDTEARQLVEKFIAGEVEADEAQLDADVKSAKDNGKDVWHA
- a CDS encoding transglycosylase domain-containing protein, producing the protein MPPNTRGPRRKALKPKKRHRVLKWIIGIFLTCLVAGIAAFAYLYITTDVPQPEKIAMAEKTTVYYADGTTEMGHFATQNREIISCDVLPKYVGQSIVASENQTFYKDKGVDLKGIARAFLNNVTGGARQGGSTITQQYAERYYMGDTHTYSGKLREAILAVKITQTQSKDQVLCNYMNTIYLGRGAYGIQAASKAYYNKDAKDLTMPEAAMLAGIIPAPSTWDPAVSPKRADQRFTRVISRMRDQGFISGADAKAAQPPQTISPQAQENSYAGPNGYLLEMVRAELTRDQTFSRDDLDTGGYKIITTIDKNKQDLMFKVASPSQDGAGIVPDGVQIGGMSVNPKDGSIQSVYAGDDYLTKQLNNATQATYEPGSTMKPFALLATVQAGVSLNTTFNGNSPRTYTNITQPVQNFGNQSFGNTNLYNATANSVNTVYMDLQQHLGAKKVALTAQAAGMDPKLVTGDNPFTVLGNDGVHVEDIAQAYSTIANQGNKPTLHIVSAVKDPKGTDMYRAPTDTSRVFNANDTALVTKAMTGTVQYGTATEALRIGKTVAGKSGTANDGTAGSFAGFSPSEVTVFAMWDPDANGAPQEVPAIGRYGTGSNYPVHLFTQYMKQSLADTPNEAFPTAKDNGKVGGPDGTWGTGGGSSSTGGSHSYNYTRQDYESTNESNGGSSSNSSGGAGTGGGTTTPSTPEAPSSGGGGESSGGGSSSGGGGGTQQ
- a CDS encoding aldo/keto reductase — protein: MVLHRDLGPFDTTAIGLGEMPLTIENNLGEAKGIETIHAALDAGCRHIDTAWSYYCSGGEEQTGEKLVRRAMESWDGPKDEVTIATKVGHFRNFADDGKTPTWGVNGQPEHLIEAGKQSALALGVDTIDLLYFHRPDPSVPYNESIEAIKQLLDEGVVKEAGISNTSVEQIDIARGILGDKLIAVQNQFSPTYRSTQDTLDYCEKLGLAFVCWSPLGGYRKAKDETKYDPFREVGRSHGVSHQQVVLAWELSLGKHVFVIPGAHRPETILDSLKAGDLELTAEELAKLNA
- the glf gene encoding UDP-galactopyranose mutase — encoded protein: MTSNTNLPDLVVVGAGLFGLTVAQQAAENGYTVEIIDIRPHIGGNAYSYMDKETGAEIHQYGAHLFHTSNKRVWDYVNRFTEFTDYQHRVYATHDGEVYPMPINLGTINQFFHAHYTPAQAQELIKEQAGELAGTDPSNLNDKGIQLIGRPLYEAFIKNYTGKQWQTDPAELPASIIKRLPVRFTYDNHYFKDTWEGLPKDGYTAWMQRMIDDPKIHVTLSTDFFDENQPLNKKALLGRVPIVYTGPVDKYFDYSLGDLKWRTVDFKEQRYDEGDHFGCPVMNFVDADVPYTRAIEFKNFNPERREQQNPDKTVVWEEYSRSAGRDDEPYYPINTVADQKLYQQYKNLAAQEPQVVFGGRLGTYAYYDMHQVINSALIAYEKQVGPLLSK